One window of Pyrus communis chromosome 12, drPyrComm1.1, whole genome shotgun sequence genomic DNA carries:
- the LOC137710617 gene encoding E2F transcription factor-like E2FE produces the protein MAAPPPPPPAPAQSSAPAPTGPSARNHGYSRKQKSLGLLCSNFLGLYNRDGVTSIGLDDAASRLGVERRRIYDIVNVLESVGVLARKAKNQYSWKGFKAIPSALQELREEGLRENICNFDGNEDQKGLQISDEEDDVERCGSQQTENSNTNLNLKPMNPKSDNRREKSLALLTQNFVKLFVCSTVEMISLDEAAKLLLGDAHNASVMRTAKVRRIYDIANVLSSMNLIEKTHTSDTRKPAFKWLGLRGKEEVPQETKKRAFGTDITNVSSKRGKVDSSVGGKLDGQKQKGLVGEADRSNLEDSKDGSKSYQFGPFAPVTIARAGTGSTRKVHDWEKLTSTYRPQYQNQALKDLFSHYTEAWKTWYSEVAGKNPIRIS, from the exons ATGGCGGCTCCTCCACCCCCACCGCCAGCCCCAGCGCAATCCTCCGCCCCGGCCCCAACAGGTCCTTCCGCCAGAAACCACGGCTACAGCAGAAAGCAGAAGTCTCTCGGCCTATTGTGCTCCAA TTTCCTCGGCCTCTACAACCGCGACGGCGTGACTTCAATCGGCCTCGACGACGCCGCTTCACGATTAG GTGTAGAGAGGCGGCGGATCTACGATATTGTCAACGTCTTGGAGAGCGTTGGG GTTCTTGCTCGAAAGGCGAAGAACCAGTATTCTTGGAAAGGATTTAAGGCGATTCCTAGTGCCCTACAAGAGCTAAGG GAAGAGGGTCTGAGAGAGAATATTTGTAACTTTGACGGCAACGAAGATCAAAAG GGTTTGCAAATTTCAGATGAAGAGGATGATGTAGAAAGATGTGGGAGTCAACAGACCGAGAACTCGAACACTAATCTTAATCTTAAACCTATGAACCCAAAATCAG ATAATAGAAGGGAAAAGTCGCTGGCGCTTCTTACGCAGAATTTTGTGAAGCTCTTTGTGTGCTCAACT GTTGAAATGATCTCCCTTGATGAAGCTGCTAAATTACTGCTTGGTGATGCACACAATGCATCAGTGATGAGAA CAGCAAAAGTAAGGCGGATTTATGATATTGCGAATGTTTTGTCGTCCATGAACCTCATTGAGAAg ACCCACACGTCCGATACGAGGAAGCCTGCGTTTAAGTGGTTGGGATTGAGAGGAAAGGAGGAGGTTCCTCAGGAGACTAAGAAGAGAGCCTTTGGTACAGATATAACAAACGTCAGTTCTAAGAGGGGAAAGGTAGACTCTTCTGTTGGTGGGAAGTTGGATGGGCAAAAGCAGAAGGGCCTAGTAGGTGAGGCTGATAGGAGCAATTTGGAAGACTCAAAAGATGGTTCAAAGAGCTATCAGTTCGGTCCTTTTGCTCCTGTCACTATCGCCAGAGCTGGGACTGGCAGCACAAGGAAGGTTCATGATTGGGAGAAATTGACCTCTACGTATCGTCCTCAATATCAAAACCAAG CTTTGAAGGATCTGTTTTCTCATTATACGGAAGCATGGAAGACATGGTACTCCGAAGTTGCTGGGAAGAATCCAATCCGAATTTCTTGA
- the LOC137710186 gene encoding protein SUPPRESSOR OF GENE SILENCING 3-like: protein MTLWRRYPLRISSIKVIGSNDSALICKKRSFEFYKVPLFIKFLVSPLPEGCTPVTAEILPGFKGAYVQAYICVWLGFRLCQGRGLLSKMSSRRGGGNPKGKQLSQNVANISLESAQDNVEWEVIGKKTKNRGGGRFGPQNSSYKAWGPPPQGVPITGMRSGAGGSQAAHSQKPAGGRNARNQYNSTGGFGDNSVAPKNVIPPPLDQGWNWQSRAGKKDKNVAPPVAVAEDYGDEDNSDPLSDLGDSDEDLFSDEFDSDSSEKSHETRKKSNWFKQFFDEFDRLSVDEVADPARRWHCPACKKGPGAIDWYDGLQPLKRHAETKGAKRVKLHRELAKLIDAELQLKGASVTPVGQVFGRWAALKDEEKNIKVIWPPMVLIMNTKLEQDEFDKWIGMGTEELLDLFDDYHASKARHSYGPQGHCGMSMLIFEASAMGHFEAERLHRHFSEQGFGRDAWERNPALFRPGLIRQLYGFFPTKRDLDTFNQHCDDKGRVKFDIKSYQEMVLQPTRQMSLDSEEVIRLKDKLPKEMRLRKDAEATNAILRGKIEKLQDENRILRKRITTQLEENKEEMILQEEFYKGVISLPRD, encoded by the exons ATGACTTTATGGAGAAGatatcctctccggatctcttccatcaaggTCATCGGATCAAATGATTCAG CATTGATATGCAAAAAACGGAGCTTTGAATTTTACAAGGTGCCTCTCTTCATTAAATTTCTGGTTTCACCTCTGCCTGAGGGATGTACCCCGGTTACAGCCGAGATTTTGCCGGGGTTTAAGGGTGCTTATGTGCAGGCCTACATATGTGTTTG gttaggtttccgTCTTTGTCAAGGAAGAGGATTGCTGTCCAAGATGAGTTCAAGAAGAGGCGGCGGAAATCCAAAAGGAAAGCAATTGAGTCAGAATGTAGCAAACATTAGCCTGGAGTCGGCACAGGACAATGTAGAATGGGAGGTAATTGGCAAGAAAACGAAGAACAGAGGTGGTGGCAGATTTGGTCCTCAAAATTCTAGTTACAAGGCTTGGGGACCACCACCCCAAGGTGTTCCAATCACAGGCATGCGTAGCGGTGCTGGTGGTTCACAAGCTGCTCATTCTCAAAAACCTGCTGGAGGTAGAAATGCAAGGAATCAGTATAACAGCACTGGTGGTTTCGGAGATAACTCTGTGGCCCCGAAAAATGTGATTCCCCCTCCGCTGGACCAAGGATGGAATTGGCAATCCAGAGCTGGCAAGAAAGATAAGAATGTGGCTCCTCCTGTTGCTGTTGCCGAAGATTATGGTGACGAGGACAACTCTGATCCTCTGAGTGATCTTGGTGACTCGGATGAGGATCTCTTCAGTGATGAGTTTGACTCTGACTCTAGTGAAAAGAGTCATGAAACTCGAAAGAAGAGTAACTGGTTCAAACAATTCTTCGATGAGTTTGATCGTTTAAGTGTGGATGAGGTTGCTGATCCTGCCAGGCGATGGCACTGCCCTGCGTGCAAAAAGGGTCCCGGAGCAATTGATTGGTACGATGGCCTGCAGCCCCTCAAAAGGCATGCAGAAACTAAAGGGGCAAAGCGGGTGAAGCTCCATCGAGAGCTTGCAAAACTTATAGATGCGGAGTTGCAGCTGAAGGGAGCCTCTGTCACACCAGTGGGCCAAGTATTTGGCAGATGGGCAGCTCTGAAAGATGAGGAAAAGAATATCAAAGTTATCTGGCCTCCGATGGTGCTTATCATGAACACAAAACTCGAACAGGATGAATTTGACAAGTGGATTGGAATGGGGACCGAGGAACTTCTTGATTTGTTTGATGATTATCACGCTAGTAAGGCTCGACACTCATATGGTCCGCAGGGACATTGTGGGATGAGCATGTTGATTTTTGAGGCCTCAGCGATGGGACATTTTGAGGCGGAGCGGCTGCACAGGCATTTTTCCGAACAAGGATTTGGTAGGGATGCGTGGGAGCGCAATCCTGCCTTGTTTCGTCCAGGTCTTATCCGACAGCTCTATGGTTTCTTTCCAACCAAGCGAGACTTGGATACTTTCAACCAGCACTGCGATGATAAAGGGAGGGTGAAATTCGATATAAAATCTTACCAGGAGATGGTCTTGCAGCCGACAAGGCAGATGAGCCTGGACAGCGAAGAGGTTATTCGGCTGAAGGACAAGCTCCCGAAAGAAATGAGGCTCAGGAAAGATGCTGAGGCAACTAATGCAATACTTCGTGGCAAGATCGAAAAGCTGCAAGACGAAAATCGTATTTTGAGGAAGAGGATCACAACGCAGTTGGAAGAGAACAAGGAAGAGATGATTCTGCAGGAAGAATTCTATAAAGGTGTTATATCTCTTCCTCGAGATTAA
- the LOC137711589 gene encoding pentatricopeptide repeat-containing protein At1g74900, mitochondrial-like, which translates to MLTLQLKTAAQKNPKPSFPILHRSLTTSPSHPSQDSHLANLILKSDPQTLTQILHSPEIDWSSDFVDKTLKRLWNHGPKALQFFKVLDHHPNYRHSCSSFDHAIDVAGRLRDYKSLWTLVARMRSRRLGPGPRTFAIITERYVAAGKPDRAVKVFLSMHEHGCSQDLNSFNTILDVLCKAKRVEKAYNLFKVFRGRFKADCVSYNIIANGWCLIKRTPKALELLGEMVERGLDPSLTTFNIMLKGYFRAGQIKEAWEFFLQMKKRKCEIDVVTYTTLVHGFGVVGEIKKARKVFDEMVGEGVLPSVATYNALIQVLCKKDSVENAVVVFEEMVSKGYVPNVTTYNVLIRGLCHAGNMDRALEFLDRMKDDECEPNVQTYNVVIRYFCDAGEIEKALNVFEKMGHGDCLPNLDTYNVLISAMFVRKKPEDLLVAGKLLIEMVDRGFLPRRFTFNRVLDGLLLTGNQGFAKEILRLQSKCGRLPRQVKL; encoded by the coding sequence ATGCTCACTTTGCAACTCAAAACTGCCGCacagaaaaacccaaaacccagttTTCCAATTCTGCATCGGAGCCTCACCACCTCACCGTCACATCCCTCTCAAGACTCTCACTTGGCGAACCTGATTCTCAAATCCGACCCGCAAACCCTAACCCAGATTCTTCACAGCCCCGAAATCGACTGGTCTTCGGATTTTGTCGACAAAACCCTGAAGAGGCTCTGGAATCATGGACCCAAAGCCCTCCAATTCTTCAAAGTCCTCGACCACCATCCGAACTACAGGCACTCTTGCTCCTCCTTCGACCACGCCATCGACGTTGCCGGCCGCCTGCGCGACTACAAGTCCCTCTGGACCCTCGTGGCCCGAATGCGGTCCCGTAGGCTCGGTCCCGGGCCGAGGACTTTCGCTATCATCACGGAGAGGTATGTGGCTGCTGGTAAGCCTGATAGAGCCGTTAAGGTGTTCCTGTCAATGCATGAACATGGTTGCTCTCAGGATTTGAATTCGTTTAATACAATTCTTGACGTGCTTTGTAAAGCTAAGCGTGTTGAAAAGGCGTAtaatttgtttaaggtgtttagGGGCAGGTTTAAGGCTGATTGTGTTAGTTACAATATAATTGCGAACGGGTGGTGTTTGATTAAGCGAACCCCGAAAGCTTTGGAGCTTTTGGGGGAGATGGTGGAGAGGGGATTAGACCCGAGTTTAACGACGTTCAACATAATGCTTAAAGGGTATTTCAGAGCTGGTCAGATTAAGGAAGCTTGGGAGTTCTTTTTGCAGATGAAGAAGAGGAAGTGTGAGATTGATGTTGTTACTTACACTACTTTGGTTCATGGGTTTGGTGTTGTCGGGGAGATTAAGAAAGCTCGAAAGGTTTTCGATGAGATGGTTGGGGAAGGCGTGCTTCCTTCGGTGGCAACTTACAATGCTTTGATTCAGGTTTTGTGTAAGAAAGATAGTGTGGAAAATGCTGTTGTGGTTTTTGAGGAAATGGTGAGCAAGGGTTATGTGCCTAACGTGACGACTTATAATGTATTGATTAGAGGATTGTGTCACGCGGGAAACATGGATAGGGCGCTGGAGTTTTTGGACAGAATGAAGGATGATGAGTGTGAGCCAAATGTTCAGACATATAATGTGGTGATCCGGTACTTTTGTGACGCCGGAGAGATTGAAAAGGCGTTGAATGTGTTTGAGAAGATGGGTCATGGTGATTGCTTGCCTAATCTGGACACGTACAATGTTTTGATTAGTGCcatgtttgtgaggaagaaaccTGAAGACCTGTTGGTGGCAGGGAAGTTGTTGATTGAGATGGTTGATAGAGGATTTTTGCCGCGAAGGTTCACCTTCAATCGTGTTCTGGATGGGCTTTTGTTAACGGGTAATCAAGGCTTTGCAAAAGAGATTTTAAGATTGCAGAGCAAATGTGGCCGTCTTCCCCGTCAAGTAAAATTGTGA